Proteins encoded together in one Anaerotignum propionicum DSM 1682 window:
- the pstC gene encoding phosphate ABC transporter permease subunit PstC gives MKEKAMQWVFLAAASISIFAVALICIFLFANGVPAIHEIGVVQFLTGMKWKPTNNIFGIFPMILGSIYVTAGAIIIGVPMGILCAAFLAHFCPKGLYKMIKPAIELLAGIPSIVYGFFGLVVIVPMMQELFGGSGKGVLTASILLGIMILPTVIGVSEAAIRAVPKYYYEGALALGISHERSVFFTVLPAAKQGILAGVVLGIGRAIGETMAVIMVAGNQAIVPKGLFSGVRTLTANIVMEMGYAADLHREALLGTAVVLFVFILLINLSFSLLKRRDF, from the coding sequence ATGAAAGAAAAAGCAATGCAATGGGTTTTCTTGGCTGCTGCCAGTATCTCCATATTTGCAGTGGCATTAATCTGTATTTTCTTGTTTGCAAATGGCGTACCCGCAATTCATGAAATCGGCGTGGTTCAATTTCTCACGGGAATGAAATGGAAACCTACCAATAATATTTTCGGCATTTTCCCAATGATTTTAGGCAGTATCTATGTAACGGCGGGAGCAATTATCATTGGTGTGCCGATGGGAATTCTTTGTGCCGCTTTTTTAGCACATTTTTGTCCCAAAGGTCTTTATAAAATGATTAAGCCAGCGATTGAACTTTTGGCGGGCATCCCCTCTATTGTATATGGGTTTTTTGGTTTGGTGGTAATTGTGCCTATGATGCAAGAGTTGTTTGGAGGAAGCGGTAAAGGTGTTTTGACAGCTTCTATTCTTTTGGGAATCATGATTTTGCCTACCGTAATCGGTGTTTCAGAGGCGGCAATTCGGGCTGTGCCTAAGTATTATTATGAAGGTGCGCTGGCACTGGGAATTTCCCATGAGAGAAGTGTATTTTTTACTGTTTTACCTGCGGCAAAGCAGGGTATTCTTGCAGGGGTTGTTTTAGGAATTGGCCGTGCCATTGGGGAAACGATGGCGGTTATTATGGTTGCAGGCAATCAGGCGATTGTGCCCAAGGGATTGTTTAGCGGTGTGAGAACCTTGACGGCAAATATTGTAATGGAGATGGGCTATGCGGCAGATTTGCACAGAGAGGCGCTTTTAGGAACAGCGGTTGTTCTGTTTGTGTTTATTCTGTTGATTAATCTTAGTTTCTCCCTCTTAAAGAGGAGGGACTTTTGA
- a CDS encoding substrate-binding domain-containing protein yields the protein MKKKIGLGLIMLMLTGALAGCGGSTDKAAEGSGDANAEAAANTAAITVVSREDGSGTRGAFIELFGIEEKDADGKKVDHTVETAEITNSTAVMMQTIAGNKDAIGYISLGSLNDSVKALEIDGAKATVEDIKNGTYKISRPFNIATKDEISPAAQDFMAFIMSEEGQAVVEKSGYISQGNTGAYAAAGVEGKVTVAGSSSVTPVMEKLKEAYASVNPKITVEVQQSDSTTGMTSAIEGICDIGMASRELKESELSAGLTPTVIAMDGIAVIVNKENAVNSLSSADVKDIYTGNATDWSIAK from the coding sequence ATGAAAAAGAAAATAGGCTTAGGTTTGATAATGTTGATGTTAACTGGTGCCCTTGCAGGATGTGGCGGTTCCACAGACAAAGCTGCAGAAGGCAGTGGGGATGCAAATGCTGAAGCGGCGGCAAATACAGCTGCAATTACCGTTGTTTCAAGAGAGGATGGTTCCGGTACTAGAGGCGCGTTTATCGAATTATTTGGTATTGAAGAAAAAGACGCAGATGGCAAGAAGGTTGACCACACAGTTGAAACAGCTGAAATCACAAATAGTACTGCTGTTATGATGCAGACAATTGCAGGCAACAAAGATGCTATTGGGTACATTTCATTAGGATCTTTGAATGATTCAGTAAAGGCATTGGAAATTGACGGTGCGAAAGCAACGGTAGAAGATATCAAAAACGGAACATATAAAATTTCCAGACCATTTAATATTGCTACAAAAGATGAAATTTCTCCCGCAGCTCAGGATTTTATGGCTTTTATCATGAGTGAAGAAGGTCAGGCAGTTGTGGAGAAGAGTGGGTACATCAGTCAAGGCAACACTGGCGCATATGCAGCAGCAGGTGTAGAGGGCAAAGTAACAGTTGCTGGTTCTTCTTCTGTAACTCCTGTAATGGAGAAGCTGAAAGAGGCTTATGCTTCAGTAAACCCTAAAATTACCGTTGAAGTTCAGCAGAGTGACTCTACAACGGGTATGACATCTGCAATTGAAGGTATTTGTGACATCGGTATGGCTTCCAGAGAATTAAAAGAAAGTGAATTATCCGCAGGACTTACACCTACAGTGATAGCAATGGATGGTATTGCCGTGATTGTAAATAAAGAGAATGCTGTAAACAGCTTATCTTCAGCAGATGTGAAGGATATTTACACAGGAAATGCAACTGATTGGAGTATCGCTAAATAA
- the ftsZ gene encoding cell division protein FtsZ, whose product MLEFDIPLSSMAQIKVIGVGGGGNNAVDRMIEDGLDGVDFISINTDGQALSKARSSTKIQIGEKLTKGLGAGGNPEIGEKSVDETQDEIAQALHGSDMVFITAGMGGGTGTGAAPRIAAISKELGILTVGVVTKPFNFEGKKRMSNAEKGIMELKKNVDTLVIIPNQRLLSIIDKKTTLTEAFKKADEILRQGVQGIADLISKPGVINLDFADVRTVMANKGIAHMGIGRASGENKAEIAAKMAIQSPLLETTIEGAKSVLINFSGDMNLGLMETEEAADLIREAIDPDAEIIFGTTINEDLNNEVVVTVIATGLDGEMPTIVEVKKPEIVAAEEQAKDEKADEEVRPRRFSDLDDFESEIKIPDFLTRKKF is encoded by the coding sequence TTGCTCGAATTTGATATCCCATTGAGCAGTATGGCGCAGATAAAAGTAATCGGCGTTGGTGGCGGCGGCAACAACGCTGTTGACAGAATGATTGAAGACGGCCTGGACGGCGTTGATTTTATTTCAATAAATACAGATGGACAAGCCCTTTCCAAGGCTAGATCCAGCACAAAAATTCAGATTGGTGAAAAGCTGACAAAGGGTCTTGGGGCAGGGGGTAATCCTGAAATTGGGGAAAAATCCGTTGATGAAACCCAAGACGAAATTGCACAGGCTTTGCATGGTTCTGACATGGTATTTATTACTGCCGGAATGGGTGGTGGCACCGGTACAGGTGCGGCTCCCAGAATTGCCGCAATTTCCAAAGAACTAGGCATCTTAACGGTAGGTGTTGTGACAAAGCCCTTTAACTTTGAGGGAAAGAAAAGAATGAGTAATGCCGAAAAAGGTATTATGGAATTAAAGAAGAACGTTGATACTTTGGTTATTATTCCAAACCAAAGATTATTGAGCATTATTGATAAAAAGACGACACTCACCGAAGCTTTCAAAAAGGCGGACGAAATTTTACGCCAAGGTGTTCAGGGTATTGCTGATTTGATTTCCAAGCCCGGCGTAATTAACTTGGACTTTGCCGATGTACGTACAGTAATGGCAAATAAAGGTATTGCCCATATGGGTATCGGTCGTGCCAGTGGCGAAAATAAAGCTGAAATTGCAGCGAAAATGGCAATTCAGAGCCCTCTTTTGGAAACTACCATTGAGGGAGCTAAGAGCGTATTGATTAATTTCAGCGGTGATATGAACCTTGGTTTGATGGAAACAGAGGAAGCGGCTGATTTAATCAGAGAGGCTATTGATCCTGATGCAGAAATCATCTTTGGTACAACCATTAACGAAGATCTCAATAATGAGGTTGTTGTTACTGTAATTGCAACAGGGCTTGATGGTGAAATGCCTACTATTGTTGAAGTGAAAAAGCCTGAGATTGTTGCAGCAGAAGAGCAGGCAAAAGATGAAAAAGCAGACGAAGAAGTACGTCCTAGAAGATTTTCTGATTTGGATGATTTTGAATCTGAAATTAAGATTCCTGATTTCCTTACAAGAAAGAAATTTTGA
- the pstA gene encoding phosphate ABC transporter permease PstA, translating into MDAINKITWREKLKGYRKDPFSVLLLLLVILAALVTVGVLVSLVVYIVIKGVPNITSELFAWKYSTENVSMMPAIINTITITLLSLLFAVPIGIFSAIYLAEYAKRGNRFIPVVRLTTETLAGIPSIVYGLFGYLLFNIHLGWGYSILGGALTLAIMILPLIMRTTEEALLSVSDAFREGSFGLGAGKLRTVFRIVLPSAVPGILSGVILAIGRIVGETAALLYPAGTAPVVPGSVMESGRTLAVHMYALLNEGLYMDQAYATAVILLILVIGINALSAFIAKRVGVKE; encoded by the coding sequence ATGGATGCAATCAATAAAATTACATGGAGAGAGAAATTAAAAGGGTACAGGAAAGACCCATTTTCCGTATTGCTACTACTGTTGGTTATTTTGGCGGCACTTGTTACCGTGGGTGTGTTGGTTTCTCTGGTTGTTTATATCGTGATAAAGGGTGTCCCCAACATCACTTCGGAGCTGTTTGCTTGGAAATACAGCACCGAAAATGTTTCCATGATGCCTGCGATTATTAACACAATTACCATTACATTGCTTTCTCTGCTGTTCGCCGTACCTATCGGTATTTTTTCCGCAATCTATTTGGCTGAGTATGCAAAAAGAGGAAATCGGTTTATCCCTGTGGTTCGGTTGACAACAGAAACATTGGCAGGTATTCCCTCCATCGTATACGGCTTATTTGGTTATCTTTTGTTTAATATTCATTTGGGCTGGGGTTATAGTATCTTAGGTGGTGCGCTGACCTTAGCAATTATGATTTTACCTTTGATTATGCGTACCACAGAAGAAGCCCTGCTTTCTGTTTCTGACGCTTTTCGAGAAGGAAGCTTTGGACTTGGAGCCGGAAAGTTGCGTACGGTATTTCGTATTGTTCTGCCTTCTGCTGTTCCCGGGATCTTATCCGGCGTAATTCTGGCGATTGGCCGAATCGTTGGTGAAACGGCTGCGTTATTGTACCCCGCGGGCACGGCTCCAGTTGTACCCGGCAGTGTTATGGAATCAGGCAGAACCTTGGCGGTACATATGTATGCGCTGTTAAATGAAGGGCTTTACATGGATCAGGCCTATGCAACGGCAGTCATTTTATTGATATTGGTAATTGGTATTAATGCGCTTTCTGCGTTTATTGCTAAGAGAGTAGGAGTGAAGGAATGA